The following proteins are encoded in a genomic region of Burkholderia cepacia:
- a CDS encoding MetQ/NlpA family ABC transporter substrate-binding protein encodes MLHPVFTARFSAGRAARVLMAALLGVVLLNGARADTAPLKVGISTSPQIEALKIAAKEAKEQGLDVKIVEFTDWNTPNAALANKDIDVNYFQHIPFLENAKKQGGYNFISIAPGTIMKIGLYSKKVKSFAELKDGARVAIANDPVNGGRGLLLLQRAGLITLKPGTDYRATTHDIVANPKHLKIIPLEASQLARSLDDVDLAQGYPSFIKLAGTTDPNSALLFDGTENKSFAIQWVVRPESANDPRIRKFIAIYQHSPAVRKALDNAFGSLYAIAW; translated from the coding sequence ATGCTGCATCCCGTTTTTACCGCCCGCTTTTCCGCCGGCCGTGCGGCCCGCGTGCTGATGGCCGCGTTGCTCGGCGTCGTGCTGCTCAACGGTGCGCGCGCCGACACCGCGCCGCTGAAGGTCGGCATCTCGACCAGTCCGCAGATCGAAGCGCTGAAGATCGCCGCGAAGGAGGCGAAAGAGCAGGGTCTCGACGTGAAGATCGTCGAGTTCACCGACTGGAATACGCCGAACGCGGCGCTCGCGAACAAGGACATCGACGTCAACTACTTCCAGCACATCCCGTTTCTCGAGAACGCGAAGAAGCAGGGCGGCTACAACTTCATCTCGATCGCCCCCGGCACGATCATGAAGATCGGCCTCTATTCGAAGAAGGTGAAAAGCTTCGCCGAGCTGAAGGACGGCGCGCGCGTCGCGATCGCGAACGACCCGGTGAACGGCGGGCGCGGGCTGTTGCTGCTGCAGCGCGCGGGGCTCATCACGCTCAAGCCGGGCACCGACTACCGTGCGACCACGCACGACATCGTGGCCAACCCGAAGCACCTGAAGATCATCCCGCTCGAAGCGTCGCAGCTCGCACGCTCGCTCGACGACGTCGATCTCGCGCAGGGCTACCCGAGCTTCATCAAGCTCGCCGGCACGACCGACCCGAACAGCGCGCTGCTGTTCGACGGCACCGAGAACAAGAGCTTCGCGATCCAGTGGGTCGTGCGCCCCGAAAGCGCGAACGATCCGCGCATCCGCAAGTTCATCGCGATCTACCAGCACTCGCCGGCCGTGCGCAAGGCGCTCGACAACGCGTTCGGCTCGCTGTACGCGATCGCGTGGTGA
- a CDS encoding LLM class flavin-dependent oxidoreductase, with protein MTTANRKKILLNAFNMNCVGHINHGLWTHPRDRSAHYTDLDYWADLAKTLERGKFDGIFLADIVGVYDVFGGGPDAALRESVQVPVNDPLLLVPAMAQVTRHLGFGVTANLTYEPPYLFARRMSTLDHLTKGRVGWNIVTGYLDSAARGMGLAQQIGHDDRYERADDYMDVVYKLWEQSWDDDAVIRDAQARVFAQPGKVRRVKHDGPFYSLDAIHLSEPSLQRTPVLYQAGSSARGVEFAGRHAECVFVNGQSKAAARAAALDIRAAAARQGRDPASIRIFAGVSVVTAETERLAREKFDEYRRYASPEAGLAHFASSTGIDFAQYGLDEPISYVKTDSIQSAVDAISRKSTTGTWTVRRMLEQMSLGGRYAPIVGSPSQVADELQSWIDETGIDGFNLTRTVMPESFEDFVDWVVPELQNRGVYKEDYDPAPTLREKLFGAGPRLPAWHTGAQHRPAAVSEPAHPAHA; from the coding sequence ATGACGACGGCGAACCGCAAGAAGATCCTGCTCAACGCGTTCAACATGAACTGCGTCGGGCACATCAACCACGGGCTGTGGACGCACCCGCGCGACCGCTCCGCGCACTACACCGATCTCGACTACTGGGCCGATCTCGCGAAGACGCTCGAACGCGGCAAGTTCGACGGGATCTTTCTCGCGGACATCGTCGGCGTGTACGACGTATTCGGCGGCGGCCCCGACGCCGCGCTGCGCGAATCGGTGCAGGTGCCCGTCAACGATCCGCTGCTGCTCGTGCCCGCGATGGCGCAGGTCACGCGGCATCTCGGCTTCGGCGTGACCGCGAACCTGACCTACGAGCCGCCTTACCTGTTCGCGCGCCGCATGTCGACGCTCGATCACCTGACGAAAGGGCGCGTGGGCTGGAACATCGTCACCGGCTACCTCGACAGCGCCGCACGCGGGATGGGCCTCGCGCAGCAGATCGGCCACGACGACCGCTACGAGCGCGCGGACGACTACATGGACGTCGTCTACAAGCTGTGGGAACAGAGCTGGGACGACGACGCGGTGATCCGCGACGCGCAGGCGCGCGTGTTCGCGCAACCGGGCAAGGTGCGGCGCGTGAAGCACGACGGGCCGTTCTATTCGCTAGATGCGATCCATCTGAGCGAGCCGTCGCTGCAGCGCACGCCGGTGCTGTACCAGGCCGGTTCGTCCGCGCGCGGCGTCGAGTTCGCGGGCCGTCACGCCGAATGCGTGTTCGTGAACGGGCAAAGCAAGGCGGCCGCACGTGCGGCGGCGCTCGACATCCGTGCGGCTGCCGCACGGCAGGGGCGCGACCCGGCATCGATCAGGATCTTCGCGGGCGTGAGCGTGGTGACGGCGGAGACCGAACGTCTCGCACGAGAGAAGTTCGACGAATACCGGCGCTATGCGAGCCCGGAAGCCGGCCTCGCGCATTTCGCGAGCTCGACCGGCATCGACTTCGCGCAGTACGGCCTCGACGAGCCGATTTCGTATGTGAAGACCGATTCGATCCAGTCGGCCGTCGACGCGATCTCGCGCAAGAGCACCACCGGCACGTGGACCGTGCGCCGCATGCTCGAACAGATGTCGCTCGGTGGGCGTTATGCGCCGATCGTCGGCTCGCCGTCGCAGGTCGCGGACGAACTGCAGTCATGGATCGACGAGACGGGTATCGACGGCTTCAACCTGACGCGCACCGTGATGCCCGAGTCGTTCGAGGATTTCGTCGACTGGGTCGTGCCCGAGCTGCAGAACCGCGGCGTCTACAAGGAAGACTACGATCCCGCGCCGACGCTGCGCGAGAAGCTGTTCGGCGCCGGCCCGCGCCTGCCTGCGTGGCACACCGGCGCGCAGCACCGGCCGGCAGCCGTATCCGAACCCGCGCATCCCGCGCATGCCTGA
- a CDS encoding methionine ABC transporter ATP-binding protein yields MTQLFDTLGFIEPSAVLAGAGATTREEAAVHSGGAAVSLEQVGKVFATPRGQAAALRDVTLDVRRGEVFGIIGRSGAGKSTLLRLVNGLERPSSGRVRVQGVDVGALDEDGLVALRRRTGMVFQHFNLLSAKTVFENVALPLKIAGVPKAERVRKVEALLDLVGLAAKRDAYPASLSGGQKQRVGIARALVHDPEVLLCDEATSALDPETTQSILALLADINRRLGLTIVLITHEMEVIRAVCDTVAVIEQGEVVETGPVWRVFGDPRHGATRALLSTLQHDLPAELAARVQPLPEQAALPDGAQVVLDVRYTGESGGEPDVGALAAALGGSVRFLHGGIERIQGHAQGRLVIAAAPGVDDGGARHARDAVAALLERARRHANHAEVLGYV; encoded by the coding sequence ATGACGCAATTGTTCGATACACTGGGTTTCATCGAGCCGTCGGCCGTGCTTGCCGGCGCGGGGGCAACGACACGTGAGGAAGCGGCCGTGCATTCCGGCGGCGCGGCCGTGTCGCTGGAGCAGGTCGGCAAGGTATTCGCGACGCCGCGCGGCCAGGCCGCCGCGCTGCGCGACGTGACGCTCGACGTGCGGCGCGGCGAGGTGTTCGGGATCATCGGCCGCAGCGGCGCGGGGAAATCGACGCTGCTGCGGCTCGTGAACGGCCTCGAACGGCCGAGCTCGGGCCGCGTGCGCGTACAGGGCGTCGACGTCGGCGCGCTCGACGAGGACGGGCTCGTCGCGCTGCGCCGCCGCACCGGCATGGTGTTCCAGCATTTCAACCTGCTGTCCGCGAAGACGGTGTTCGAGAACGTCGCGCTGCCGCTGAAGATCGCCGGCGTGCCGAAGGCCGAGCGCGTGCGCAAGGTCGAGGCGCTGCTCGACCTCGTCGGGCTCGCCGCGAAGCGCGACGCGTACCCGGCGAGCCTGTCGGGCGGGCAGAAGCAGCGCGTGGGCATTGCGCGCGCACTCGTTCACGATCCCGAGGTGCTGCTGTGCGACGAGGCGACGTCCGCGCTCGATCCCGAGACGACGCAATCGATTCTCGCGCTGCTCGCCGACATCAACCGTCGTCTCGGGCTGACGATCGTGCTGATCACGCACGAGATGGAAGTGATCCGGGCGGTGTGCGACACGGTCGCGGTGATCGAACAGGGTGAAGTCGTCGAAACGGGCCCCGTGTGGCGCGTGTTCGGCGATCCGCGCCACGGCGCGACGCGCGCGCTGCTCAGCACGCTGCAGCACGACCTGCCGGCCGAACTGGCTGCGCGCGTGCAGCCGTTGCCCGAGCAGGCCGCGCTGCCCGACGGCGCGCAGGTCGTGCTCGACGTTCGTTATACGGGTGAGAGTGGCGGCGAGCCGGACGTCGGCGCGCTCGCGGCGGCGCTCGGCGGTTCCGTGCGATTCCTGCACGGCGGGATCGAGCGTATTCAAGGCCATGCGCAGGGGCGGCTCGTGATCGCGGCCGCGCCCGGCGTGGACGACGGGGGCGCCCGGCATGCGCGCGATGCAGTCGCCGCGCTGCTCGAACGCGCGCGCCGCCACGCGAATCACGCCGAGGTGCTCGGCTATGTTTGA
- a CDS encoding methionine ABC transporter permease encodes MFELWWPELLDAIRDTLSMVAASAVIAALIGIPLAVILVTTAPGGIYARRGVNAVLGALVNVFRSTPFIILLVALLPFTRVLIGTTIGVWAAVVPLSIAAIPFFARIAEVSLREVDRGLIEAALAMGAKRRHIVWHVLLPEALPGMLGGFTITVVALIGSTAMAGAVGAGGLGDLAIRYGYQRFDTTVMATVIVILIALVSAVQITGDRLVRRVTRRT; translated from the coding sequence ATGTTTGAACTCTGGTGGCCCGAACTGCTCGACGCGATCCGCGACACGCTGTCGATGGTCGCCGCGTCGGCCGTGATTGCGGCGCTGATCGGCATTCCGCTCGCGGTGATCCTCGTCACGACCGCGCCCGGCGGCATCTACGCGCGCCGCGGCGTGAACGCGGTGCTCGGCGCGCTCGTCAACGTGTTCCGCTCGACGCCGTTCATCATCCTGCTCGTCGCGCTGCTGCCGTTCACGCGCGTGCTGATCGGCACGACGATCGGCGTGTGGGCGGCCGTCGTGCCGCTGTCGATCGCCGCGATCCCGTTCTTCGCGCGGATCGCCGAAGTGAGCCTGCGCGAAGTCGATCGCGGGCTGATCGAGGCCGCGCTCGCGATGGGCGCGAAGCGCCGCCATATCGTGTGGCACGTGCTGCTGCCGGAGGCGCTGCCCGGCATGCTCGGCGGCTTCACGATCACCGTCGTCGCGCTGATCGGTTCGACGGCAATGGCGGGCGCCGTCGGCGCGGGCGGGCTCGGCGATCTCGCGATCCGCTACGGCTATCAACGTTTCGACACCACCGTCATGGCGACCGTGATCGTGATCCTGATCGCGCTCGTCTCGGCCGTGCAAATCACGGGCGACCGCCTGGTCCGACGCGTGACCCGGCGTACCTGA
- a CDS encoding acyl-CoA dehydrogenase family protein encodes MNDPRGPATFAPESDAPAVDREALAHAIDALRATAAARDRTGGHAAQEKQWLADAGLLTLAVPRAFGGQDAGWPAIYDAIRQVARVDSALAHLVGFQCLQVVSVDVWGSAAQRERYLRDTVEHGWWWGNAVNPLDPRLVATATPDGGYRLDGVKGFCSGTRGSQRMTVSAHDPATGRTVFGVVPTDRAGITVNEDWDPIGQRQTDSGSVRFDGVTLAPDEVLHRSETPPTPRATLRTLVSQLVLTNLFVGLAEGALAEARDYVQQRGRPWIHADVAQAEDDPYTLQRFGDMHVRAIAAAALADRAADALQRAWARHDALTADERAEVALAVSEAKIVAQRAALDNGEALFDACGARATAASLGLDRFWRNARTHTLHDPLDYRLRDVGRFALTGELPPASLYT; translated from the coding sequence ATGAACGATCCACGCGGCCCGGCGACCTTCGCGCCGGAATCCGATGCACCGGCCGTCGATCGCGAGGCGCTGGCGCACGCGATCGACGCGCTGCGCGCGACCGCCGCCGCGCGCGACCGCACGGGCGGCCACGCGGCGCAGGAGAAACAGTGGCTCGCCGACGCGGGCTTGCTGACGCTCGCGGTGCCGCGCGCGTTCGGCGGGCAGGACGCGGGGTGGCCCGCGATCTACGACGCGATCCGGCAGGTCGCGCGTGTCGACAGCGCGCTCGCGCATCTCGTCGGGTTCCAGTGCCTGCAGGTCGTGAGCGTCGACGTATGGGGCAGCGCCGCGCAGCGCGAACGTTATCTGCGCGACACCGTCGAGCACGGCTGGTGGTGGGGCAACGCGGTCAATCCGCTCGACCCGCGGCTCGTGGCCACGGCGACGCCCGACGGCGGCTACCGGCTCGACGGCGTGAAGGGTTTCTGTTCGGGCACGCGCGGGTCGCAGCGGATGACGGTGTCCGCGCACGATCCGGCAACCGGCCGCACCGTGTTCGGCGTCGTGCCGACCGATCGCGCGGGGATCACGGTCAACGAAGACTGGGATCCGATCGGCCAGCGCCAGACCGACAGCGGCAGCGTGCGCTTCGACGGCGTGACGCTCGCGCCGGACGAGGTGCTGCACCGCTCCGAGACACCGCCGACACCGCGCGCGACGCTGCGCACGCTCGTGTCGCAACTCGTGCTGACGAACCTGTTCGTCGGGCTCGCGGAAGGTGCGCTGGCCGAGGCGCGCGATTACGTGCAGCAGCGTGGCCGCCCGTGGATTCATGCGGACGTCGCGCAGGCAGAAGACGATCCGTACACGTTGCAGCGCTTCGGCGACATGCACGTGCGCGCGATTGCCGCGGCGGCGCTGGCCGATCGGGCGGCCGATGCGTTGCAGCGCGCATGGGCGCGGCATGATGCGCTGACGGCCGACGAGCGTGCCGAAGTCGCGCTCGCGGTATCGGAAGCGAAGATCGTCGCGCAGCGCGCGGCGCTCGACAACGGCGAGGCGCTGTTCGATGCCTGCGGCGCGCGCGCGACGGCCGCGTCGCTCGGCCTCGACCGCTTCTGGCGGAATGCGCGCACGCATACGCTGCACGATCCGCTCGACTACCGGCTGCGCGATGTCGGGCGGTTCGCGCTGACCGGCGAACTGCCGCCGGCGTCGCTCTATACGTAA
- the zigA gene encoding zinc metallochaperone GTPase ZigA encodes MRTALHPSTRLPVTVLSGFLGAGKTTLLNHILNNREGRRVAVIVNDMSEVNIDAALVRDGGAGLSRTDEKLVEMSNGCICCTLREDLLIEVDRLAREGRFDQLVIESTGISEPLPVAETFTFEGEDGRSLGEVARLDTMVTVVDAFNFLRDYASRDSLQSRGESMGEEDARTVVDLLIDQIEFCDVIVINKIDLIDGTARERLVALLRGLNPRARIEIAEFGKVPLERVLDTGLFDFDAASRAPGWLQEMRGTHTPETDEYGIRSFVYRARRPFHPQRFFDLVESEWPGVVRSKGFFWLATHPTVAGSWSQAGAVARHGPAGHWWAAVPPERWPQDAEAVAQIRARWDERVGDARQELVLIGMDMDEPALRARFDACLLTDAEMATGPEHWTTWDNPFRDWS; translated from the coding sequence ATGCGTACCGCACTTCATCCGTCCACGCGGCTTCCCGTGACCGTCCTGTCCGGCTTCCTCGGCGCGGGCAAGACGACGCTGCTCAACCACATCCTCAACAATCGCGAGGGCCGGCGCGTCGCGGTCATCGTCAACGACATGTCCGAGGTCAACATCGATGCGGCGCTCGTCCGTGACGGCGGCGCCGGCTTGTCGCGCACCGACGAGAAGCTGGTCGAGATGAGCAACGGCTGCATCTGCTGCACGCTGCGCGAGGACTTGCTGATCGAGGTCGATCGGCTCGCGCGCGAAGGGCGCTTCGACCAGCTCGTGATCGAGTCGACCGGCATCTCCGAGCCGCTGCCGGTGGCCGAGACGTTCACGTTCGAAGGCGAGGACGGCCGCAGCCTCGGCGAAGTCGCGCGCCTCGACACGATGGTGACGGTGGTCGACGCATTCAATTTCCTGCGCGACTACGCGTCGCGCGACAGCTTGCAGTCACGCGGCGAATCGATGGGCGAGGAAGACGCGCGCACGGTCGTCGATCTGCTGATTGACCAGATCGAGTTCTGCGACGTGATCGTGATCAACAAGATCGACCTGATCGATGGCACCGCGCGCGAGCGGCTGGTGGCGCTGCTGCGCGGGCTGAACCCGCGTGCGCGGATCGAGATCGCCGAGTTCGGCAAGGTGCCGCTCGAGCGCGTGCTCGACACGGGCCTGTTCGATTTCGACGCGGCGTCGCGCGCGCCGGGCTGGCTGCAGGAGATGCGCGGCACGCACACGCCGGAAACCGACGAGTACGGGATCCGCAGCTTCGTCTACCGCGCGCGGCGGCCGTTCCATCCGCAGCGCTTCTTCGATCTCGTCGAAAGCGAGTGGCCGGGCGTCGTCCGCTCGAAGGGGTTTTTCTGGCTGGCCACGCATCCGACCGTCGCCGGGTCGTGGTCGCAGGCCGGCGCGGTCGCGCGGCACGGGCCGGCCGGTCACTGGTGGGCGGCCGTGCCGCCCGAGCGCTGGCCGCAGGACGCCGAAGCCGTTGCACAGATCCGCGCGCGCTGGGACGAGCGTGTCGGCGATGCGCGCCAGGAACTCGTGCTGATCGGCATGGACATGGACGAGCCCGCGCTGCGCGCGCGCTTCGACGCGTGTCTGCTGACCGACGCCGAGATGGCCACCGGCCCCGAACACTGGACCACGTGGGACAACCCGTTTCGCGACTGGTCCTGA
- the folE2 gene encoding GTP cyclohydrolase FolE2, producing the protein MNAPLPDVSLTDAAPGRHPLEWVGMQGIDLPVVVAEPGCRRDVHARADVLVDLPAPHVKGIHMSRLYWLLDWLADGEALSPAGLRRALRAMVDSHRDCDTRSARVRLRFDLLARRPALVTEGLAGWKAYPVRIDATLAGEAFELRAQVTVAYSSTCPCSAALSRHWVEQAFLTAFGREDRVEPAAVAAWLKQHGSAATPHSQRSEAVVSVALPADGATLGLIDLIDRVEHALGTPVQTAVKRADEQAFAVLNGGNLMFVEDAARRVQAALEDHHASPRIRVRHLESLHQHDAVAWAAPVREGADAC; encoded by the coding sequence ATGAATGCACCCCTTCCCGATGTTTCCCTGACCGATGCCGCGCCGGGCCGACACCCGCTCGAATGGGTCGGCATGCAGGGTATCGACCTGCCCGTCGTGGTGGCCGAACCCGGCTGCCGGCGCGACGTGCATGCGCGCGCCGACGTGCTGGTCGATCTGCCAGCGCCGCATGTGAAGGGCATTCACATGTCGCGTCTGTACTGGCTGCTCGACTGGCTCGCCGACGGCGAAGCGCTGTCGCCGGCCGGCCTGCGGCGCGCGCTGCGCGCGATGGTCGACAGCCATCGCGATTGCGACACGCGCAGCGCGCGCGTGCGGCTGCGCTTCGACCTGCTGGCCCGCCGCCCGGCGCTCGTCACCGAAGGGCTGGCCGGGTGGAAGGCGTATCCGGTTCGGATCGACGCGACGCTCGCCGGCGAAGCGTTCGAGCTGCGCGCACAGGTCACGGTCGCCTATTCGTCGACGTGCCCGTGCTCGGCCGCGCTGTCGCGGCACTGGGTCGAACAGGCGTTCCTGACGGCGTTCGGCCGCGAGGATCGCGTGGAGCCGGCGGCGGTTGCCGCATGGCTGAAACAGCATGGATCGGCCGCCACGCCGCACAGCCAGCGCAGCGAAGCCGTCGTGAGCGTGGCGCTGCCCGCCGATGGCGCGACGCTCGGGTTGATCGACCTGATCGATCGCGTCGAGCACGCGCTCGGCACGCCGGTGCAGACCGCGGTCAAGCGCGCGGACGAACAGGCGTTCGCGGTGCTGAACGGCGGGAACCTGATGTTCGTCGAAGATGCCGCGCGCCGCGTGCAGGCCGCGCTGGAAGATCATCACGCGAGCCCGCGCATCCGCGTGCGCCATCTGGAAAGCCTGCACCAGCACGATGCGGTTGCCTGGGCCGCGCCCGTTCGCGAAGGCGCCGACGCATGCTGA
- a CDS encoding 6-pyruvoyl trahydropterin synthase family protein produces the protein MLIRKLFRFENAHVVRGCSTRRCSHSIHGHSYRVELLLEAHALDLGQMVYDFGLLKGDVRDLIDAFDHAVTLWSDDDPRYVESMRRHSERWVLLPVSPSAEQFSRVFFRLVDAALSGTRMSNGEADVRLHSVIVHETETGYAQCFRDDAFNPRMGRIDLDAIVFAPAIAAQWRDPGLFERLKRGPLLSRKESS, from the coding sequence ATGCTGATCCGCAAGCTGTTCCGGTTCGAGAACGCGCACGTCGTGCGCGGCTGCAGCACGCGGCGCTGCTCGCATTCGATCCACGGCCATTCGTACCGCGTCGAGCTGCTGCTCGAGGCACATGCGCTGGATCTTGGGCAGATGGTCTACGACTTCGGGCTGCTCAAGGGCGACGTGCGCGACCTGATCGATGCGTTCGACCATGCGGTGACGCTGTGGTCGGACGACGATCCGCGCTACGTCGAGAGCATGCGCCGCCATTCCGAACGCTGGGTGTTGCTGCCCGTGTCACCGAGCGCCGAACAGTTCTCGCGCGTGTTCTTTCGTCTTGTCGACGCGGCGTTGTCCGGCACACGCATGTCGAACGGCGAAGCCGACGTGCGGCTGCATTCGGTCATCGTGCACGAGACCGAGACCGGCTACGCGCAGTGCTTTCGCGACGATGCCTTCAACCCGCGCATGGGCCGCATCGACCTCGATGCGATCGTGTTCGCGCCGGCCATCGCCGCGCAGTGGCGCGATCCGGGCCTGTTCGAGCGGCTCAAGCGCGGCCCTCTCCTTTCCCGGAAGGAATCCTCATGA
- a CDS encoding carbonate dehydratase: MIRKNPRGDLPQIHPNAFVDPTAILCGLVIVEENVFIGPYAVIRADETDADGQIAPIVIGAHSNIQDGVVIHSKSGASVTIGRHTSIAHRAIVHGPCKVGDGVFVGFNSVLFNCTIDDGCVVRYNAVVDGCHLPPGFYVRSTERIGPETDLAALPQVTADASDFSEDVARTNNALVLGYKHIQNEF, encoded by the coding sequence ATGATCCGAAAGAACCCGCGCGGCGACCTGCCGCAGATTCATCCGAACGCGTTCGTCGACCCGACCGCCATCCTGTGCGGGCTCGTGATCGTCGAGGAGAACGTGTTCATCGGTCCGTACGCGGTGATCCGCGCCGACGAAACGGATGCCGACGGCCAGATCGCGCCGATCGTGATCGGCGCGCATTCGAACATCCAGGACGGCGTCGTGATCCATTCGAAGTCGGGTGCGAGCGTGACGATCGGCCGGCATACGTCGATCGCGCATCGCGCGATCGTCCACGGGCCGTGCAAGGTCGGCGATGGCGTGTTCGTCGGCTTCAACAGCGTGCTGTTCAACTGCACGATCGACGACGGCTGCGTCGTGCGCTACAACGCGGTCGTCGACGGCTGCCACCTGCCGCCGGGCTTCTACGTGCGTTCGACCGAACGCATCGGGCCGGAGACCGACCTCGCCGCGTTGCCGCAGGTAACGGCCGACGCGAGCGATTTCTCCGAGGACGTCGCGCGCACGAACAATGCGCTGGTGCTCGGCTACAAACACATCCAGAACGAGTTCTGA
- a CDS encoding dihydroorotase, whose amino-acid sequence MGEWIGREATDAPKRRHVDLLVQGGTVMTPNGAERIDVACAAGRVVALGALHGTWSADVVLDARGLHVLPGVIDSQVHFREPGLTHKETIEAGTRGAVLGGVTTIFEMPNTHPLTLSGQDLQAKLDLARGRAWCDYAFYIGGSAVNAERLPALECLPGCAGVKVFMGSSFGDLLADDETVLRRILRSGRRRMAVHAEDEARLRERKAIVEASGDVRDHPRWRDEESALAATRRIVGLAAETGRRLHVLHVSTADEMAFLQQHRRRVTVEVTPHHLSLHAPDCYERLGTFAQMNPPVRDRHHREALWQAVRDGVVDVIGSDHAPHTRDEKRRPYPQSPSGMTGVQTLLPLMLDHVHAGRLSLERLVDLTCAGPARIFGIEGKGRIAAGYDADFSIVDLRAQRVIRDEWIASVSGWTPYDGCAVTGWPVHTVVRGQVVVRDGALNGQPAGEAVTFLEVTT is encoded by the coding sequence ATGGGCGAGTGGATCGGGCGTGAAGCAACCGATGCGCCGAAGCGACGCCACGTCGACCTGCTCGTGCAGGGCGGCACGGTGATGACGCCCAACGGCGCAGAACGGATCGACGTCGCGTGCGCGGCGGGCCGCGTGGTCGCGCTGGGCGCGTTGCACGGTACCTGGAGCGCCGACGTCGTGCTCGATGCGCGTGGATTGCATGTGCTGCCGGGCGTGATCGACAGCCAGGTGCATTTCCGCGAACCGGGGCTGACACACAAGGAGACCATCGAGGCCGGCACACGCGGCGCGGTGCTCGGCGGTGTCACGACGATCTTCGAGATGCCCAACACGCATCCGCTGACGCTGAGCGGGCAGGATCTGCAGGCGAAGCTCGATCTCGCGCGTGGCCGCGCGTGGTGCGACTACGCGTTCTATATCGGCGGCTCGGCCGTGAACGCCGAACGGCTGCCGGCGCTCGAGTGCCTGCCCGGCTGCGCGGGCGTGAAGGTCTTCATGGGGAGTTCGTTCGGCGATCTGCTGGCCGACGACGAAACCGTGTTGCGCCGGATCCTGCGCAGCGGGCGGCGACGCATGGCCGTGCACGCGGAGGACGAGGCGCGGCTGCGCGAACGCAAGGCGATCGTGGAAGCGAGCGGCGACGTGCGCGACCATCCGCGCTGGCGCGACGAGGAAAGCGCGCTGGCCGCGACACGGCGCATCGTCGGGCTGGCTGCCGAGACAGGCCGTCGATTGCACGTGCTGCATGTCTCCACGGCGGACGAAATGGCATTTCTTCAACAGCACCGGCGGCGCGTGACGGTCGAGGTCACGCCGCATCACCTGAGCCTGCATGCGCCCGATTGCTACGAGCGGCTCGGCACGTTCGCGCAGATGAATCCGCCCGTGCGCGACCGGCATCATCGGGAGGCGCTGTGGCAGGCTGTCCGCGACGGCGTGGTCGATGTGATCGGCAGCGATCATGCGCCGCATACGCGCGACGAAAAGCGCCGCCCGTATCCGCAGTCGCCGAGCGGGATGACCGGCGTGCAGACGCTGTTGCCGCTGATGCTCGATCATGTGCATGCGGGCCGCCTGAGCCTCGAACGGCTGGTCGACCTCACCTGCGCCGGTCCGGCGCGCATTTTCGGCATCGAAGGGAAGGGGCGCATCGCGGCCGGGTACGACGCCGATTTCAGCATCGTCGACCTGCGTGCGCAGCGGGTCATTCGCGACGAGTGGATCGCCAGCGTGAGCGGCTGGACGCCTTACGACGGATGCGCGGTCACGGGGTGGCCCGTGCATACGGTCGTGCGCGGGCAGGTCGTCGTGCGCGACGGTGCGCTGAACGGGCAGCCGGCCGGGGAGGCCGTGACGTTTCTGGAGGTGACGACGTAG
- a CDS encoding Lrp/AsnC family transcriptional regulator has protein sequence MSTKLDAIDRRILRALQRNSNQTNAELAQQAGLSATPCLRRVHLLEEQGVIDAYVALLNPAAVDLRFTAFVRVTLERQDKTTVERFAREMEQAPEVLECHLMAGSYDYLLRVIARDLDDYQRFQMETLTQIEGVRNVETEIPLKRIKQTVRLPI, from the coding sequence ATGTCAACCAAACTGGACGCGATCGACCGGCGGATTCTGCGTGCGTTACAACGAAATTCGAATCAGACGAATGCCGAACTCGCGCAACAGGCCGGACTGTCGGCCACGCCCTGCCTGCGCCGCGTGCATCTGCTCGAGGAACAGGGCGTGATCGACGCGTATGTCGCGCTGCTGAATCCCGCCGCCGTCGACCTGCGATTCACCGCGTTCGTGCGCGTCACGCTGGAGCGCCAGGACAAGACGACGGTCGAACGCTTCGCGCGCGAGATGGAGCAGGCGCCCGAAGTGCTCGAATGTCATCTGATGGCCGGCAGCTACGACTATCTGCTGCGCGTGATCGCGCGGGATCTCGACGATTACCAACGCTTCCAGATGGAGACACTCACGCAGATCGAAGGCGTCCGCAACGTCGAGACCGAGATTCCGCTGAAGCGCATCAAGCAGACAGTTCGCCTGCCGATTTAG